CAAATTGAACCGAAAGCACGCCAATTTTTCGTGCTTTTACCATTTTTAATGAAAGCTCTGCCTCTGGAATTTCAACCTGGCCATACGCAACAAAACTAAGTGATGTAAAGAGAAGCAAAACAAGTATTCTAACCATAGTATAAAGATAGAAAAAAACAATGGTTCCGGTTTAAAATTCCGAGCTGTCTAAAATATAATTTATACCTTAGTCCTTCAAAAATAAATCACGGAATGAAATCAGAAAATCTTGGTATAAACACCATCTGTACGCATATAGGCGAAGTAGAAGACAAGCAATTTAAAGGCGCAATTTCGCCATTATTTATGTCGAGTAGCTATGCTTATGAAGATGTAGAAGTAAAGCGTTACCCGCGTTATTTTAATACACCAAATCAAGAGGCGCTATGTAAAAAAATCGCCAAGCTTGAAAAATGCGAAGCCGCACTTATTTTTGGAAGCGGTATGGCTGCAGTTAGCACAACCATGCTCGCATTTTTGCACAAGGGCGATCACGTGGTACTGCCACAGACTTTGTACGGTGGAACGTATAATTTTGTAGTTGAGGAATTTCATAAATTTGGAATTGAATATTCGTTCGCCGAAGGATTTTCCGAAACGGATTTTTCTGAAAAAATTCAGCCAAATACCAAAGTAATCTTTATTGAAACACCTTCTAATCCGCTAATGCGAATAACCGATCTGGAAATAATTTCAAAATTGGCTAAACAACACGGAGTTATAACAATGATTGACAATACATTCGCTTCTCCGGTAAACCAAACCCCGGCCGATTTTGGAATTGATATTATGATTCATAGCGCCACAAAGTATATGGGTGGCCATAGCGATATTTGTGCAGGTGCCGTCGCGGCAAGCGAGGAACACATTAAAATAATCTGGAATCTTGCCAAAAATCTTGGTGGAAGTTTAAGCGATTATACCGTTTGGTTATTGGAACGAAGTATGAAAACCATGGTGCTTCGGGTAAAAGCGCAGAACAAGAATGCTAAGAAAATGGCAAAATGGTTGGAAAAGCACGCGATGGTTGAAAAGGTTTATTATCCGGGATTAAAAAATCATCCCGACAACGCGTTGGCAAAAAAACAGATGACGGGTTATACGGGAATGCTTTCGTTTGAAATTGACAATTCCTTGAATGTAGATGAATTTTTAAAGGCTTTGAAATTAATTAAGCCGTCCATGAGTTTGGCAGGTGTGGAATCGACCATACTTTCACCGGCCAAAACATCGCACGGATTGTTATCTCCCGAGGCGCGGAAAGAGCAAGGGATAGGAGACGGTTTGCTTCGATTTTCGGTGGGAATTGAAGAAGTTGAAGATTTAATTGCAGATTTAGAAGAAGCTTTTCAAAAAGTTTCAAAAATGGAAAAAATTTAAAAACACTTTTATGAAGATTGATATATTGGCCATAGGCGCCCATCCAGACGATGTAGAATTGGGCTGTTCGGCTACTTTGGCAAAAGAGATTAGTGCTGGAAAAACAGTAGGAATTTTAGACCTTACCCGTGGGGAACTTGGAACACGCGGAACTGCGGAAATTCGAGATAGCGAAGCGGAAGCGGCTGCTAAAATTTTGGGTGTTAAGTTTCGTCATAATCTTGAATTTTCGGATGGTTTTTTAGTGAATAATGCTGCCTCTCAGTTGGAAATAATAAAGATAATAAGAAAGTACCAACCCGAAATGGTGCTGTGCAACGCTATAGACGATAGGCATACTGACCATGCAAAAGCCAGCAAAATGGCCAGCGATGCTTGTTTTTTAAGCGGATTGCAGAAAATTGAAACTATTTATGAAAGCAACCATCAAAAAGCTTGGCGTCCAAAATACGTTTACCATTATATTCAATGGAAAAATATTGAACCAGATTTTGTGGTAGATGTTACCGGATTTTTGGATAAAAAATTGGAAACTGTTTTCGCGTATAAAAGTCAATTTCACCAAAAAGAAGCCAATGAACCCGAAACACCGATTACTTCAACAAATTTTAGAGATAGTATTACGTACCGGGCGCAGGACTTGGGAAGGCTTATTGGCACTGAATATGCCGAAGGTTTTACAACAGAACGGTATCCTGCAGTAAGCTCTATTTTCGATTTAATTTAATTTTCTTCAAAAAGAGTGTTGCGCAACCGTTATAATTGATTTATATTTGCGTCCGCTTAG
This region of Aequorivita marisscotiae genomic DNA includes:
- a CDS encoding trans-sulfuration enzyme family protein, encoding MKSENLGINTICTHIGEVEDKQFKGAISPLFMSSSYAYEDVEVKRYPRYFNTPNQEALCKKIAKLEKCEAALIFGSGMAAVSTTMLAFLHKGDHVVLPQTLYGGTYNFVVEEFHKFGIEYSFAEGFSETDFSEKIQPNTKVIFIETPSNPLMRITDLEIISKLAKQHGVITMIDNTFASPVNQTPADFGIDIMIHSATKYMGGHSDICAGAVAASEEHIKIIWNLAKNLGGSLSDYTVWLLERSMKTMVLRVKAQNKNAKKMAKWLEKHAMVEKVYYPGLKNHPDNALAKKQMTGYTGMLSFEIDNSLNVDEFLKALKLIKPSMSLAGVESTILSPAKTSHGLLSPEARKEQGIGDGLLRFSVGIEEVEDLIADLEEAFQKVSKMEKI
- the bshB1 gene encoding bacillithiol biosynthesis deacetylase BshB1 is translated as MKIDILAIGAHPDDVELGCSATLAKEISAGKTVGILDLTRGELGTRGTAEIRDSEAEAAAKILGVKFRHNLEFSDGFLVNNAASQLEIIKIIRKYQPEMVLCNAIDDRHTDHAKASKMASDACFLSGLQKIETIYESNHQKAWRPKYVYHYIQWKNIEPDFVVDVTGFLDKKLETVFAYKSQFHQKEANEPETPITSTNFRDSITYRAQDLGRLIGTEYAEGFTTERYPAVSSIFDLI